The Cannabis sativa cultivar Pink pepper isolate KNU-18-1 chromosome 8, ASM2916894v1, whole genome shotgun sequence genomic interval TAACTTACTTGAGTTTCTTGAACTATACATTTTGAGTCAACAACTCTTTTGACAGCCTCAACATTTAACACGAATGCAAATGCAATGTGAGCATCCATGTTTGGGAATTGCTGGGGGATTATTAAAATCAAAGATAATAAATTAATCAGAAAAAACATCTTTACAGGGAGACAATTAATAAAGCAGACACATACTAAACTTCATTACCTTCATAACATTGATGTCATTCAGTTGATTACAGACAACTATTCTCGATACTGGTCCAGAATTTAGTGTAAACCTGTATCTTATAACAATAAAATCACTAATATGAAATATAAAAGTAACAGAATCCAAATATAGCACTTTAATTGCCCAATTGCACATATGAATATATATGATAGTAGAGATGAAAATAAGTGACCACATAAATTagattttttcaaagaaaaaactgAATGAATTAGAAGAAACACACCTTTGGCTGAGGTAGCCCTGATAGTTGAGAAGAACATTGTAATGACCATTCTGACTCTCAAAACCATCAACTTTCCACAACTGAAGAATTACAGATGAGATTTCTGTCAggtaaattagaaaaaaatatataaattagaaaACACAGAAAACAACAGAAAGACCTGTAATTCATGACGTATAAGCCTGCAACATTGCTTCCTCTTCAGATGATCTTGAACTGATGCAAGAGAATTGGCATAACTTGGTTCTTCTTTGCACTTTGAATAATTGTGCAAGAAACTGCTTAAGCTATTTAATTTTCCATCTAATGTTTTAATCTCCTGCTTCATTGTACTGATAGTATCATTCAAAACCTGTCataaaaataaagtaataaaCAAGAACTTTACAGCCCAACCTCAAGATAActattaagaaatttatttataaCATTCACAAAATAGATAAACGATGATCAGttctttttttcaataaatgTAGATCTGATCAAAATAAAACAGTAAGCAGATACATGATACATTTATATACACGATCAAACTCCAGCTCTAACAATTTAAATCaacaatttttcaaaaaaaaaaaaagaaacgatAATATAGTCATGCATACAAATATTCAGTGTCTTTCTTGCATATTTTGACCTTGGTGCCCACAAGCACATGTTGTATGTGTGCCTTAGACTGAGAAGGAGGGCAAGAGAGTTTCATTCCAGCTATTAATTTTTCTAGTTTAAAGTCAAATCCATATGTAAGACTACACAAGAGATTGAAACTTATGGATTACTAAACAGTTTGAATCCAAATATAAGCACAAGGCCAGGAGTCACCACCTCCAAACAATAGCGGACTTCATGATACCCATATACCCAAGGGAAAGTTACCATGTTATGGTATCTGGTGCTTCAACATTATGTTTGGTAAGAAGGAAATTTGGAACGATGGAAAGGGTAGGAGGGAAAGAATTGGGTGGAGAGATGTTTGTCAAGAGAGAAAATGGGAGTCGAAAGAAAGATAAGAGGGAAGAGATCTCCCTCCAAATCCTCCAAAATCAATCCTTCCAAATTTGAAGGATTATATAATAAGACAAATTCTTTAATGAAGAGTTACATATATATTCTTCAATAACAATAAAAcacattattatataataaatactttagcaattttatatttaaaatttaaattcatcCTTATCTATTCCATCCATCACTCCTATCCCTACTTTTTAAACTCTCCATCTTTCCAACATTCTTTCCTTCTTGCCAAACATAGTGTAAAACATCTCACTAGAGAAATATACAAACATCTGACATGGAATCACAATGTCcttaaaattttaacatatgttttatttctttaaaCAATGTACCatatctacaaatatatatatatgtatttatatgtacTTTTCTTTTGTTTGCAACAGTTGTGCTTTCCCAGCTAGAAAATAATCTTGTTAAAAATGTTTCTACCAGGTTCAGATAAAAATGAAGAAATTgcagaaattttattatcttcaTAAAAGCCCATCTATTAAGATGTAAACATACCGGGCATTCACCATCAAGATTATCTGAACATGCCTGAAGATGACAGGCTACAAGTTGAGTGTCTCTTCTACAATTCAACTGCTGGATAAAATTTGACTTCAACATTTGAGACTCCTCAATTCCAGAGGTCAAAAGTTCCCCTTTTTTCTGCTTGCAAGGGTGAGTGAAATTAAACTTACTATACTTGAGCAAAAATACTCACCCTATAAGTAATAATTACTGAGAAAGAAGAATACCAGCAATTTCTCATGCTTTAGGCACATTAAATGCTGTTTGGCTTTCAAAAAAACTAGCTTATATAGCAACAATCTGGTTTCAGTTATCCTGCAGCAACATCAATATACCAGTCAATAGACAGAACCAGCTACAGCagacaaaaataataatgcaACTCCATGACATAATCACTAGAATATAAAATACTACCTTTTATTATGCCTAACACTGGTGTGGTCAGCAACTTTCTGTAGAAGACAAACAGAACATTAGAATAGAACACCAATGATTAAGAAGCAACATGATTGACAAGAGCAGAATATGcataaaaaatttaagataCCCTAGAACAAAATCCTTTTCTCAGTATACCTGGGACTGGATTTCAGAACCAAGCATCTCATATTTCTTAATCTTCAAGAAATGAAGCAAAACATCTTCCAACATGCTAATCTGCACATATTGATGAAACATTAATTACTTATTTAACTGAAACAATGAAAAGATTAATTGTAGCCAAAATCACACATAAGGAGAATTTACTGCTTGGACATTGAGCTTATTTATTGATGGCGAGAGCAAAGGATCTGCATCCCTAGAAAACTTGGCCAAAATCTGCAAAATAACTCTTTTAAGTGAAGACAACACAACCGAGTTGACAAAAAGATTTACTAACTTTGTCAGCACAGCAGAATATGTCAGTATCACAATACATGAAAAGTAATACACTTACATCAAGCCAATGCTTCTGTGATCTGTCACCAACAGTTTTGTCTGTTTCTGTAGACTTTTTATTAGCATGAAATGAAAGGAGCTCGGACTCATTATTTCGAAACTGGTGAAGTTCTGGACTTTTCTGTACCCTGGGATTTTTGTACATGTGTCTTCCATCCTCAAGAACAAATTCTGCTCTTCTTTTCCGTTCAAAAGAGATCTCTGCTTCTTTTTGAGAGAAAGGACTCTGTGAAATATGATGTTCCTCATGAAGATTGTTGTTTTCATGCCTAATGAAATCAGACTGCGGTGATGGCATGCCACCACCATTTGATGCTTTAGATAATTCTGTTCTGGAACAATTCTCTGTTGGTTCTTTCCTGGTAGAACTCTGAATTGCTCTACTCCCAAGGGGACTCAAAATAAGATTTTCCATCAACGGACTTTGAGATGACTCTCTGTTAATAGTGCAAAGCATAGTTGACTCTTTTCTAGGGGAATTCTGAGGTTGCAGTTTCTTGGGGGATCTCGAAGTCGGTTCTTTCCTGAGAGGACTCTTGGTAATCAATTTCCTGGGGGAACTCTTGGTTAGAATGTTGTTGGAGGGACTCTCAATTGAATCTAGCTGTGCAGATTTTTTATTTGGTGTTTCCGTCATGGGACATTGGATTGGCACATCCTTGAAAGAGCTGTGAGATAACTCTTTAATGGACGGGCTCTAAGTTATCCATTTGACCAAAAAGAACATTATCATTACAAGTGACAGTAACTATTACTCAatttattgaagaaaaaaatgttATCAGCAATGTAAAAGAAACAATGATGATAATGATTCcataattgacaaaaatatccAAAGTTAATGAAATTACTGCAGAAAAGGTGCATCCTTCAATTGACAATTTAACACTTTTCAGTAAAATCCAGTCCAACATCCAGCCTAAATTAAAAGTCCAATGTTTCAAGAACCATTTAAATATAAGCTCAAAAGATAACTAGATGCTTTAAAATTAAGACATATTGAGTGCAATATGCATATGATGTTAAAGTGCAGAGAAAAACAAAAGGATTGCAAGAAGTTTGAGACCTCAAGAGTTGTAGATCTGGGAGTAGCTCCACTACCGTAAATTGTAGAGGTCGGTGATTTTGTTATGATTTGAATGTTCTCAGAGCCCTCCGGCTGAAAATTGGAGATGACTTTATTCTTAGGGGATTGATGATCAAAAGCCAATGTGGAATCAGTTCCACGAGCAAACAACATCTTATTTACAGAATTCTCTGAAATTAGGGCACGTTGGATTACTTTTCCTCCGGATGATGCCGACTGAACGTGTGAAGACAATGGTGTTCTCTGTGTACCAGTTGAAATTGAATCTAGAGGCTCTCCATCTTTTACAAGGTCCTCAATGTCTTTGTTAAATCGTTCCTCCAAACAAGCAACAGGAGCACCCACAGACTCATGTAGGAGTTCTTGGCCATCTTTATCCAGAAAACTACTGTAGGGAGAACTTAAATATGAGTACTTGGACAATCTATGTTTCAAGTTGTCAGTCCCCTGCTTGATATTGGAGGAACCCATGTATGATATATTAGGATTTATCGACATAGAACTGCTTTTTTGAATTGACAAAATGCCCTGGTCATGCTTCATGTAATCATTACTTTGGACATTTGTCAGTTTTGAGAAAGGAGACACTGTGTTTGTATCTCCGGCAAACGTAGGAGTATTCATGATAGATAGGTTTCTTAAACTGATTAAAGGACTAGGGCTTTGCATTTGGTTGGAGACACCAGTAGTTTGACCATTATTTTGATCAGACAAGCAATCAGAAGCAATTTTGTAAGGAGATCCACCAATCCTTTGACCCAAATTGATGTTAGATACAGAAGGGACCTTAGCCGAATTCTCATGAGTATCGAAAATGTCAATTTCTGAATCTCTACCATTTCTACTATCCATGTGGTGGTTGGCCTCATATATCAAAACCTCACTCATTGGTGATTTAGAATTGGCAGAAATGTTAACTGgttcaggattgagatcattgcTGGTTTCAGCCAATAATGCATCTAATGTGGGTGATAGCCACCCATAATTATACTTATTTGGGTTTGCATCCACCATACTCATGTCATCTGAATCTTCACCAACTCTAACCTTTTCAAAGGGAGCCAAAGATTGAGAGCTTACCTTCTTAAATTCTGTTAGTGCCATAGAGTTTCCTGAATCAGTACGATTAGAATCCTTTGTTGCTgtcttttcatcaaaaacaagGCGGACAGCTGTTGGAGTCTTAGGATCTCCAGAATCTGACATCGCAATACTTCGGTAATGCAATGAAAAAGTTGTCTGATCCAAAGTCGTCTCATGATGTTCATCTGAGGCAGCAGAGTCAGAAAGTCTTCCGGGTCTAATGAAACTCGACGATACAGGACCAAAGAAATTGTCCTCTGCAAAAAGGAAGCCGGATATAAATCATTCTGGGTGTTCATATTGTTAACAGGCAATAAGAACTTAGTCATTCAACAACAACCCAGTTACAATAGTAAGAAATACAATGAGAATAACACAAATGCAAACAAGGAATCGTTCTTTTATTGTATGCAGATACAAACAGTTCAATAGAAGGAATAGACGGAGAACATTTCACAACAAACAGACAATTAGCACGAATCTTTAATCGAgatagtttaattttataactcGAAAGACTAAACTATTTGCAGAAGTCTTCTTACAGAAAATTCTtcctcgaattttttttattagtttctttttttttttttttttttttttggttctacataAATATGATTTTCCCGAGAACCAAACAGACAATAAGGGCTAAAAACAAGAGCTTGCCATCATTGGATGTGACAGAACCAGCAGTACTGCTCCCAGGGGAAGGCGATCCAATAGGCCTGAGGAACGATTTCCTGCCATCACTACTCCCTTCATCGTCTCCGGAATCATCACTATCACCGCCAAGTTCCCTGAAAAATCCGATCACCTCGTTGTCAGGCTCCAAGGCAGTGTCCATGGCCCGAGAGCTGGGCTTGGAGTCAGGAGGCGTCTCGTAGTCCTCATCCCGGTGGAAAAAGTGAACGGAAGTGATCTCGGTGTCCGCGAAGCTGACTCGGCGAGAGCGTTTGTTCTTGGTGCGGAGAGCGAGGTTTTCGTCCTCTGTCTTGGTGTTAGAGCCTTCTTCGGGGACCTTGGAGGCCATTGAAGGAATGGAAAGCGAAATTGGGGATTAGGGTTTGAAGAAGGAATGAGGAATTAGAAGAATGTGGTAGTGAGAGCGTGGAGACTCATCTCACATCAGAGGACAGAAGGAGGGAGGAAGGAAGGAGACGCAGTGCTTGTTTGTGCGGGaaatcattttattatttaatttattggtttgaaaatgaaatacaagagagtttttttcttcttccttttatttattactaggtgattgttacgtgccaagccattagttttatttaatattttaattttttattttaattaataattataatagtataattatttgaacaatttattttataaaaataaaatatgtgtcagtatatttagtaagtaaaacatgttataataatgtatgtttttttttttgaaagaaataatgtatgttactaatagtaaaatgtacattaatcttctaattgaaaaatgttctattatctcatttcatatctaataatagctacacaactatatatttatagactttcacattctttgcaaattactaatcgttaaatttaacagaatattcttttattttttaagtatattctgttaaaccaagaaatgtcgttagataggcacttttaatatataaagaaatatatttttgaaatttgaaataataattGGTTTTTTTATAGGTTATTCTCctttaaaaaatagtaataaaattaaattaataggATTTTTAACAACATGCTAGGAACGTTTTGCCtctacaattttttaattttataacaatatatactttatataattatattatattaggaGTTACATAAaaacttatttataattaagAATACATTTTATAGCttctaaaaaatataatatattattttgacTCGAGGCCTATTTGAAATAATTACATGATATTAACATGGATTAGCCAAATACTCTTGAGAATCTAAATAGCTTATTGTGGGCCAACCTATCATTCACGATCCTTCTAGGAAAAGGAAAGAAGCTCTCCTAGTTTGTACACTTCCAGCACCtctgaagaagaggaagtttgATTCTTATAAAGGGAAGTCAATTAAAATTGATGTTAACTTTTCACGGGCTGATTCCAAGCTCTAGGGTGGTGTTTCGTCCTTTCGTGAGAAGCATGTGACAGCCTTTGGGGTCGGGAATGATGGTGTTACTCCTAGTGCTCTCATCGGTGGCTCCTTCGCCCATCGAAACCTTCTGGCCTCTAATGCGCCTTTAGGCTCTGTACTTGGGGCTATTAAACCTTCATGCTTGTTTAGGAGATTAACTGTCTAGAAATTAATGGCTCGCCTCAAGGATGTATCAGTGTCGGAGGTGGAGGTGGACAAATTTGTACTCGGTGAACAGTATTACTGCAGCAACCTGCTCACTTGTGGAGGATGGGGTCTCTGTTgtgatttattttaccaaaatctagatttactaacaagtatgtttcattaacatcctaaatatgaattttctaatacgatgaaattaaacacgtaagagtttagaaaaccttacattgattgcaccGGAATAAtgtgactccttccgctcagatttctaacccttgttcctttctatcACAAAGTAATAACAAGATCTGAgtatggatctctttctttccttcgAATTGGTTACCACCGTTTAAcgtactatgattgagtacttgacttgctatgtgtgagCATGACACACTATCACTATGGCTCGAAttgatgaagaacaatgaaggaggttcgaaatcactatagaaggtgtctctcatctactagttgtcagaGAATGAAAACTAAGTTTGGTAGGTTGAAGTTGTcagttggatgagatgagagcatcatgttccttttatagtttttcaactagggtttaggattaaattatatggattaaaaaaataaaataatggacAAAAATCAACacaaagtggtcggccatacatGGGCATGGGCTTCaatagttacaattttgccactttatttcaaatatttattcttctttcaataataccacattttccaatttcaatcctataaatgtcaaaactatttatttaataattataattgattatcaaataaaattgccatttactttatttattaattagaccactATGTATTCCTCCTTGCGCCACTATGTATTCAGAATttcactcttaattatatagaacgctttatatatatcaagatatagatacgttatgattatccattgttacaatccaaatagtcaaagatcctctatagattatctacatcgaatagggataaatttaccattctacccttcaatatattttatccttaaaacactaagCTACCTatgaatgatatttcagtaaactaatataattactgaaatgagatctcaatcatttatctctattaagccaagctcgaagaaaatcatcgtttcacttctaaatacttatagaagctatagattctatatatatgattagcgctcccactcaattgaactaccatgtccttaatttatatatcacgagaagatccaattggtcgactttaatGAACAAATTAAAggacataaataatacaattaagatTGAAcataaccatatcaagattaagatccatagacctaagaacAACCAATGATATTGACTTATAAAGATATCACGGTaattttatgatatcttatccaagttcaatatcagtctgatctaatgtatactccatacatctgatactagtatactttgtcaatgctctagaaaggacataacacttatccaatgtgTAAGTATGCCTTATCAttaattatcatgtcagtctaaatccagtgtactgacaaatcatgagacttaaacttttgaacatataatcatgattatatttcactgtgccaacaacactataatcatgaataaatatatgttctggacttaatagaatttatacattaaacataatcatgaaataaatcacgtgaaccatgcaacataaaatgatttctgatcttttattaattagtaaatttgattatattaaaatgagttttatttagggcaaaaaaacccaacaaactcccacttgcactaatataaaactaaaagtgcatttcaattaatctcaacatcttgatatctagatcaagtgtagtatgtagtattctctttgtaataggatctgacaggttttattcaatacaaactttctccaccattacatcttcttaatcacaaaatccttgatattgtgaatttcctctctatatgtctactccactagggatactggattctttactttttggcaactacatctgtgttagtcaggaagtaacactagtagttaattcaTTATtagtacaatgccaaaaatgtatagaaattTCCAAAGGCTGAATAAGTATCCTTtctacaactttaacattcagtctcactggtagaattagagacttcatataggttcttacacttctccaaaattactgTTCcatccccagagtaatcactatCTCATCAATAGACTTGCTAGCATTAACGCAAGTCTATAAACCTGATTtgatgtagtctaagagtattaaaataccACCCTTATCAACTAACATACAGTTCCTCTTctgatcttaagattcacttgattgtcttccaatgttcatttcctgaattaatctgatacctactcaaaactcccactcaacagcggctgtctggtctaatgcatataAGAGACCTCTTACTGTTGATTCTTAATAAATTCTTTCCTTGGCCTTTACCTTTTAtgaaatagttgaaacttttccctagataaataaaatctatgtcttgGAGTCAAAAGACTTCCTATAGAGCTagccattagaaaaaaaaaaaaaaaaaa includes:
- the LOC115699546 gene encoding uncharacterized protein LOC115699546 → MASKVPEEGSNTKTEDENLALRTKNKRSRRVSFADTEITSVHFFHRDEDYETPPDSKPSSRAMDTALEPDNEVIGFFRELGGDSDDSGDDEGSSDGRKSFLRPIGSPSPGSSTAGSVTSNDEDNFFGPVSSSFIRPGRLSDSAASDEHHETTLDQTTFSLHYRSIAMSDSGDPKTPTAVRLVFDEKTATKDSNRTDSGNSMALTEFKKVSSQSLAPFEKVRVGEDSDDMSMVDANPNKYNYGWLSPTLDALLAETSNDLNPEPVNISANSKSPMSEVLIYEANHHMDSRNGRDSEIDIFDTHENSAKVPSVSNINLGQRIGGSPYKIASDCLSDQNNGQTTGVSNQMQSPSPLISLRNLSIMNTPTFAGDTNTVSPFSKLTNVQSNDYMKHDQGILSIQKSSSMSINPNISYMGSSNIKQGTDNLKHRLSKYSYLSSPYSSFLDKDGQELLHESVGAPVACLEERFNKDIEDLVKDGEPLDSISTGTQRTPLSSHVQSASSGGKVIQRALISENSVNKMLFARGTDSTLAFDHQSPKNKVISNFQPEGSENIQIITKSPTSTIYGSGATPRSTTLESPSIKELSHSSFKDVPIQCPMTETPNKKSAQLDSIESPSNNILTKSSPRKLITKSPLRKEPTSRSPKKLQPQNSPRKESTMLCTINRESSQSPLMENLILSPLGSRAIQSSTRKEPTENCSRTELSKASNGGGMPSPQSDFIRHENNNLHEEHHISQSPFSQKEAEISFERKRRAEFVLEDGRHMYKNPRVQKSPELHQFRNNESELLSFHANKKSTETDKTVGDRSQKHWLDILAKFSRDADPLLSPSINKLNVQAISMLEDVLLHFLKIKKYEMLGSEIQSQKVADHTSVRHNKRITETRLLLYKLVFLKAKQHLMCLKHEKLLKKGELLTSGIEESQMLKSNFIQQLNCRRDTQLVACHLQACSDNLDGECPVLNDTISTMKQEIKTLDGKLNSLSSFLHNYSKCKEEPSYANSLASVQDHLKRKQCCRLIRHELQLWKVDGFESQNGHYNVLLNYQGYLSQRFTLNSGPVSRIVVCNQLNDINVMKQFPNMDAHIAFAFVLNVEAVKRVVDSKCIVQETQGTHSLLCNLLGVIEEVQMAQIELTNLIQTNFFSPSGQQLSLQLCFMNFHTGRKVALTLDVTCLNSGVYPSEILPYEVHDPKTDSQNSRPVENEIRSAAENLEVGYMRILRLCRCVSQVLQASSM